Proteins encoded within one genomic window of Cucumis sativus cultivar 9930 chromosome 3, Cucumber_9930_V3, whole genome shotgun sequence:
- the LOC101204426 gene encoding pentatricopeptide repeat-containing protein At3g06920 has translation MKILLRNKGAGQINCLDLKCGNPIKFSVRFFSSWIGDSSQTTNGNGGPVPGGGDLLPSAKNENKRQVIDSVCQILETGPWGSSVENRLAELDLNPNPELVIGVLRRLKDVNNAVNYFRWAERLTDRAHCREAYNSLLMVMARTRKFNCLEQILEEMSIAGFGPSNNTCIEIVLSFIKSRKLREAFTFIQTMRKLKFRPAFSAYTNLIGALSTSRDSDCMLTLFQQMQELGYAVNVHLFTTLIRVFAREGRVDAALSLLDEMKSNSLEPDVVLYNVCIDCFGKAGKVDMAWKFFHEMKANGLVLDDVTYTSMIGVLCKADRLNEAVELFEHMDQNKQVPCAYAYNTMIMGYGMAGKFEDAYSLLERQRRKGCIPSVVSYNCILSCLGRKGQVDEALKKFEEMKKDAIPNLSTYNIMIDMLCKAGKLETALVVRDAMKDAGLFPNVITVNIMVDRLCKAQRLDDACSIFEGLDHKTCRPDAVTYCSLIEGLGRHGRVDEAYKLYEQMLDANQIPNAVVYTSLIRNFFKCGRKEDGHKIYNEMLRLGCSPDLLLLNTYMDCVFKAGEIEKGRALFQEIKNLGFIPDARSYTILIHGLVKAGFAHEAYELFYTMKEQGCVLDTRAYNTVIDGFCKSGKVNKAYQLLEEMKTKGHEPTVVTYGSVIDGLAKIDRLDEAYMLFEEAKSKGIELNVVIYSSLIDGFGKVGRIDEAYLIMEELMQKGLTPNVYTWNCLLDALVKAEEISEALVCFQSMKDLKCTPNYITYSILIHGLCKIRKFNKAFVFWQEMQKQGFKPNVFTYTTMISGLAKAGNIVEADTLFEKFKEKGGVADSAIYNAIIEGLSNANRASDAYRLFEEARLKGCSIYTKTCVVLLDSLHKAECIEQAAIVGAVLRETAKAQHAARSWT, from the exons ATGAAGATACTTCTAAGGAACAAAG gTGCAGGACAAATCAATTGTCTTGATTTGAAGTGCGGAAACCCTATTAAATTTTCtgttagatttttttcctCGTGGATTGGGGATTCTTCTCAAACAACAAATGGAAATGGGGGCCCTGTTCCGGGTGGGGGTGATCTGTTGCCTTCAGCAAAGAATGAGAACAAGAGACAAGTTATTGATAGTGTGTGCCAAATTTTGGAGACTGGTCCTTGGGGATCTTCGGTTGAGAATAGGTTAGCAGAGCTTGACTTAAATCCAAATCCAGAATTGGTAATTGGAGTCTTAAGAAGGCTGAAGGACGTAAACAATGCAGTAAATTACTTTAGATGGGCTGAGAGATTAACAGACCGAGCACATTGCCGTGAAGCATACAATTCACTTCTCATGGTTATGGCAAGAACTAGAAAGTTTAATTGCTTGGAACAAATATTGGAAGAAATGAGTATTGCAGGTTTTGGCCCATCAAATAACACATGTATTGAAATTGTGCTAAGCTTTATCAAATCTCGCAAGCTTAGGGAAGCTTTTACATTTATCCAAACTATGAGAAAGTTAAAATTTCGCCCAGCCTTTTCGGCATACACAAATTTGATTGGTGCACTATCTACATCTCGTGATTCTGATTGCATGCTCACCTTATTTCAGCAAATGCAGGAGCTTGGCTATGCAGTTAATGTTCATTTATTCACAACTCTCATTCGTGTATTTGCTAGAGAGGGCCGAGTTGATGCTGCACTTTCTCTTTTGGATGAGATGAAGAGCAATTCTCTAGAACCAGATGTTGTTCTTTACAATGTCTGTATAGACTGTTTTGGAAAGGCTGGGAAGGTGGATATGGCTTGGaaattttttcatgaaatgaaAGCTAATGGTTTAGTTCTTGATGATGTAACTTATACTAGCATGATAGGAGTTCTCTGTAAAGCCGACAGACTGAACGAAGCAGTTGAGCTATTTGAACATATGGATCAAAACAAGCAAGTGCCTTGTGCATATGCATACAATACTATGATCATGGGTTATGGTATGGCTGGAAAGTTTGAGGACGCGTACAGTCTGCTTGAGAGACAGAGAAGAAAGGGATGCATTCCAAGTGTTGTCTCATATAATTGCATTCTTTCATGTCTTGGGAGGAAGGGCCAAGTAGATGAGgcattaaaaaaattcgaagagatgaagaaagatGCAATTCCCAACCTTTCAACATATAATATTATGATTGACATGCTTTGTAAGGCTGGAAAACTCGAGACAGCGTTGGTTGTTCGGGATGCCATGAAAGATGCTGGGTTGTTCCCTAATGTTATTACAGTAAACATAATGGTTGACAGATTGTGTAAAGCCCAAAGACTTGATGACGcttgttctatttttgaagGATTGGATCATAAAACTTGCAGACCTGATGCAGTAACATACTGTTCTCTTATAGAAGGATTGGGTAGGCATGGGAGAGTGGATGAGGCCTACAAGCTATATGAACAGATGTTGGATGCTAACCAGATCCCAAATGCTGTTGTGTATACATCTCTCATAAGGAACTTTTTCAAATGTGGAAGGAAGGAGGATGGCCATAAGATATATAATGAAATGCTACGCCTCGGTTGTTCTCCTGACCTGCTACTTCTTAATACCTACATGGATTGCGTTTTTAAAGCTGGAGAAATTGAGAAGGGCAGGGCTTTGTTTCAGGAGATTAAGAACCTGGGATTTATTCCAGATGCGAGGAGTTATACAATCCTAATTCATGGCTTGGTGAAAGCAGGTTTTGCGCATGAAGCTTATGAGTTATTCTACACAATGAAGGAACAAGGTTGTGTTCTGGATACTCGAGCATATAACACTGTTATCGATGGATTCTGCAAGTCTGGTAAGGTAAATAAAGCTTACCAATTGCTTGAGGAGATGAAGACAAAGGGTCATGAACCCACTGTCGTTACTTATGGTTCTGTTATTGATGGACTTGCAAAGATTGACCGGCTTGATGAAGCATATATGCTCTTTGAAGAAGCAAAGTCGAAAGGTATAGAactaaatgttgttatatacagCAGTCTAATTGACGGATTTGGGAAGGTGGGCAGAATAGATGAAGCGTACTTGATCATGGAAGAGTTGATGCAAAAAGGTTTGACACCTAATGTATACACATGGAATTGTTTGCTTGATGCATTGGTGAAAGCAGAGGAAATTAGCGAAGCCCTTGTTTGCTTTCAGTCTATGAAAGACTTGAAATGTACTCCTAATTATATAACTTATAGCATTCTAATTCATGGTCTTTGTAAGATAAGAAAGTTCAATAAGGCATTTGTGTTCTGGCAAGAGATGCAGAAGCAAGGCTTTAAGCCTAACGTATTCACCTACACCACCATGATTTCAGGACTTGCTAAGGCTGGAAACATCGTGGAAGCAGACACTCTTTTCGAGAAGTTTAAGGAAAAGGGTGGTGTAGCTGATTCTGCTATTTACAATGCTATAATAGAAGGGCTAAGTAATGCAAATAGGGCATCGGATGCTTATAGACTTTTTGAAGAAGCTCGTTTGAAAGGTTGTAGTATTTACACCAAAACTTGTGTTGTTCTATTAGATTCACTGCATAAGGCTGAATGCATCGAGCAGGCTGCGATCGTGGGTGCTGTACTAAGAGAAACTGCAAAGGCTCAGCATGCTGCAAGATCTTGGACATAG
- the LOC101204673 gene encoding uncharacterized protein LOC101204673, which yields MHMETQYSASHSYGSAMKMTIPPSQHADNDRSTTELRALDCNLTSLCDHIQIEGFNSGAFSDIVVHAMGSTYHLHRLILSRSSYFRNMLHGPWKEASAPVLTLHVDDKNVNGEAIAMALAYLYGHHPKLNDNNAFRVLAAASFLDLQDLCAICTDFIIAELWTSNFLAYQIFAESQDYGIHGERVRIACWGYLCQSGAIELKEVLPKLSSQTLYALLTTDELWVPSEERRFELALYAFLAKGALCKDEPSEPGCSSSEIEISKAQETCSIDSTNERLESELGHLSLKDGLEVHKSAHNHLHQLPDCVVDFQTGASNSKQKMQEVTYSQSNVKPPFLCNVEGSSTLNNSFSDTNGVLSSCSYINLPITVGVSGLGASGVAMEGPSEEGCYQLDNNTWLGTNQTSHCSTVNSSTNGLPSNDWGRCGMPAVSWGGRVVGRRQLKSYAKGNFSARGEDYDVFDSLFEGGSLLYCNMTFEALLNMRKQLEELGFPCKAVNDGLWLQMLLRQRVQEIVADTCKNCCLTSLACACRQPFAFARGVNASGYYINEHDQNSSPGSVGNIYVAESSQGDGNGPFKPVRVHVRGPVEGLAGIGRGATFVPATAWPPTRFVFSRVPIGVGNRNCHQSLANDDSEARADHNADLSGDGLTALVGLSQGGGSSMNAQGESTERGYDMELQSRISACMAGPSATGIPVQMLQSPDHALGIEWENGNSTIVLDMKTPLSHFPPFRFGVQFEDVHRLNDGQVKHSPEFFYAGSLWKVSAQAFNDEDPQGRRTLGLFLHRRKAEISDSLRKVHMFVDSREKVTARYQLICPSKREVMVFGNPKQTGTLLPKAPKGWGWRTALLFDELADFLQHGALRVAAVVQLV from the exons ATGCATATGGAAACCCAATACTCTGCTTCACATTCCTACGGTTCGGCTATGAAGATGACAATTCCGCCGTCTCAACATGCTGACAATGACCGGAGCACCACTGAGCTTCGTGCCTTGGACTGTAACCTCACCTCCCTTTGCGACCACATTCAGATTGAGGGCTTTAACTCTGGTGCATTCTCTGACATCGTTGTCCACGCCATGGGCTCCACGTATCACCTCCATCGCTTAATTTTATCGCGCAGCTCTTACTTCAG GAATATGCTTCATGGGCCGTGGAAAGAAGCCAGTGCTCCTGTTTTGACCTTGCACGTTGATGATAAGAATGTCAATGGGGAGGCAATTGCAATGGCTTTAGCATATCTATACGGACATCATCCTAAGTTGAATGATAATAACGCGTTTCGTGTTCTTGCTGCTGCTTCTTTTCTTGACCTTCAG GATTTGTGTGCAATATGCACAGATTTTATTATAGCTGAACTGTGGACTTCAAATTTCTTGGCTTATCAG aTATTTGCGGAGAGCCAAGATTATGGAATACATGGAGAACGTGTGAGAATTGCTTGCTGGGGTTACCTTTGTCAAAGTGGTGCCATTGAGTTGAAAGAG GTGCTCCCAAAGCTTTCATCTCAAACATTGTATGCTTTGCTGACTACTGATGAATTATGGGTGCCTAGCGAAGAGAGACG GTTTGAACTAGCACTGTATGCATTCCTTGCTAAAGGGGCTCTTTGCAAGGACGAACCTTCTGAACCAGGTTGTTCCAGTTCTGAGATTGAGATTTCCAAGGCACAAGAAACTTGTTCAATAGACTCCACTAATGAAAGGTTGGAATCTGAGCTTGGGCATTTAAGTTTGAAAGATGGCCTAGAGGTCCATAAAAGTGCTCATAATCATCTTCATCAGCTTCCCGACTGTGTGGTTGACTTCCAAACAGGGGCCTCCAACTCTAAACAGAAGATGCAAGAAGTTACATACTCTCAGTCAAATGTAAAACCACCATTTTTGTGCAATGTGGAAGGGTCGTCAACTTTAAATAATTCATTCTCTGACACAAATGGAGTTCTAAGCTCATGTTCCTATATTAACTTGCCAATTACAGTTGGAGTAAGTGGACTTGGTGCAAGTGGAGTTGCTATGGAAGGGCCGTCGGAAGAAGGCTGCTATCAATTGGATAACAATACTTGGCTTGGCACAAACCAAACAAGCCATTGCTCTACTGTGAACTCTTCTACCAATGGACTCCCTTCAAATGATTGGGGAAGATGTGGCATGCCTGCTGTTTCATGGGGTGGCAGGGTTGTAGGTAGAAGGCAGCTTAAAAGTTATGCTAAAGGCAACTTTAGTGCAAGGGGAGAGGATTATGATGTGTTTGATAGTTTATTTGAAGGGGGTTCACTTTTGTACTGCAACATGACTTTTGAAGCTCTTCTAAATATGAGAAAACAACTTGAGGAGTTGGGTTTCCCTTGCAAAGCTGTAAATGATGGTCTTTGGCTACAG ATGCTTTTGAGGCAAAGGGTACAAGAGATTGTTGCTGATACATGCAAAAACTGCTGCCTTACAAGTTTAGCTTGTGCATGCCGACAGCCATTTGCATTTGCACGCGGAGTCAATGCCTCAGGATACTATATCAATGAGCATGATCAGAACAGCTCGCCTGGCAGTGTGGGAAACATATATGTCGCCGAATCTTCTCAAGGTGATGGAAATGGCCCATTCAAGCCTGTCCGAGTACACGTTAGGGGGCCAGTTGAAGGGCTTGCTGGAATTGGGCGTGGAGCCACTTTTGTGCCAGCGACTGCTTGGCCTCCTACACGCTTTGTGTTCTCCCGTGTACCTATTGGTGTGGGCAACAGAAATTGTCATCAGTCGCTGGCTAATGATGATTCAGAGGCTAGAGCTGACCACAATGCGGATTTGTCTGGAGATGGATTGACGGCATTGGTCGGTTTGAGCCAAGGAGGGGGCAGCAGTATGAATGCTCAGGGAGAATCAACAGAGAGAGGATATGATATGGAATTGCAAAGCAGAATATCTGCCTGTATGGCAGGTCCAAGTGCCACGGGTATTCCTGTCCAGATGCTTCAATCTCCAGATCATGCCCTTGGAATTGAGTGGGAGAATGGAAACAGTACAATTGTATTGGATATGAAAACTCCTTTAAGCCACTTCCCTCCTTTTCGCTTCGG GGTGCAATTTGAGGACGTTCATAGGCTTAATGATGGCCAAGTCAAGCATTCACCTGAGTTTTTCTATGCTGGTTCTTTATGGAAG GTTAGTGCTCAGGCATTCAATGACGAAGACCCTCAAGGACGTCGAACTCTAG GATTATTTCTTCACAGGCGGAAGGCAGAAATATCTGATTCTCTTAGAAAG GTCCATATGTTTGTTGATTCTCGTGAAAAAGTTACTGCACGATATCAG
- the LOC101204184 gene encoding uncharacterized protein LOC101204184 — MAMALRPIDNALPVTPERPKKQAKVVVPVQKGNDENQAPLPPSADATIDYVSSENLKPLTDPDSNNFIEGLDSKDWVKVCETLNNARRLAIFHSDLLLPSLEKVMVVLMKSMKNPRSALIKTSIMASADIFNAFGDRLLDTSTSNAFDQLLLQLLLKASQDKKFVCEEADKALKALVQSMTPLPLLQKLRPYVSHSNLRVRAKAAIPISNCVSKMGLEEMNQYGFVPLLQMASDLLNDRLPEAREAARSIVMGMFKAYTENEEDKQEAWQSFCQANLSPIHSQSLLKVVTSSQ, encoded by the exons ATGGCCATGGCTCTCAGACCCATCGATAATGCTCTTCCAGTTACACCAGAAAGGCCGAAGAAGCAAGCCAAAGTTGTGGTTCCAGTCCAGAAGGGGAACGATGAGAATCAAGCTCCACTTCCTCCTTCTGCAGATGCCACCATTGATTATGTTTCTTCTGAAAATCTTAAGCCCTTGACGGACCCTGATTCCAAT AATTTCATTGAAGGGTTAGATTCGAAGGATTGGGTGAAGGTCTGTGAAACGCTCAATAATGCCAGGCGTCTCGCAATTTTTCATTCTGACCTTTTGCTTCCCTCATT AGAGAAAGTTATGGTGGTTTTGATGAAGTCGATGAAGAATCCTAGAAGTGCCCTAATTAAAACCTCGATCATGGCTTCCGCCGACATTTTTAATGCGTTTGGTGATCGGTTACTCGATACATCCACTAGCAATGCGTTTGATCAATTG CTGCTCCAATTACTACTCAAAGCTTCTCAAGACAAGAAGTTTGTATGCGAAGAAGCAGACAAGGCACTGAAAGCTCTAGTGCAATCCATGACTCCTCTGCCTCTGCTGCAGAAACTTCGCCCATATGTTTCTCATTCCAACCTTAGAGTCAGAGCCAAAGCCGCCATTCCAATCTCTAACTGTGTCTCTAAGATG gGTCTGGAAGAAATGAACCAATATGGGTTTGTTCCATTGCTTCAAATGGCTTCAGATTTGTTAAACGATAGGCTACCTGAAGCAAGGGAAGCGGCTCGGAGCATCGTGATGGGAATGTTCAAAGCATACACAGAGAACGAGGAAGATAAACAGGAGGCTTGGCAAAGCTTTTGCCAAGCTAATCTGTCCCCAATTCACTCTCAGTCCCTGCTCAAAGTTGTTACCTCCTCTCAATAG
- the LOC105434843 gene encoding uncharacterized protein LOC105434843 isoform X1, protein MKLPRLRCLVKWPFKVIYLEGESQFTGVPHHELLLQRLDWSTPRGILQEAYTPFLDWLRKVHLQAVCYKNFSETCAWPYGLQLLGLFQPMLSEDVFVLIGNKKKRPGNIPKEGKRTFLLVATDLVPTFGSKMGCEACCQEEIVGFRT, encoded by the exons ATGAAGCTGCCCAG ATTGAGGTGTTTGGTCAAATGGCCATTCAAGGTTATATATTTAGAGGGAGAAAGCCAGTTCACTGGAGTCCCTCATCACGAACTGCTCTTGCAGAGGCTGGATTGGAG TACCCCGAGGGGCATACTTCAAGAAGCATATACGCCATTTTTAGATTGGTTAAGGAAGGTCCATCTTCAGGCGGTGTGCTACAAGAATTTTTCCGAGACTTGTGCTTGGCCATATGGACTACAACTCCTTGGACTATTCCAGCCAATGCTG TCTGAAGATGTCTTTGTTTTGattggaaataaaaagaaaaggcctGGTAATATTCCGAAGGAGGGAAAGAGGACTTTCCTTCTAGTAGCAACAGATCTTGTGCCAACTTTTGGAAGCAAAATGGGGTGTGAAGCTTGTTGTCAAGAAGAAATTGTTGGGTTCAGAACTTGA
- the LOC105434843 gene encoding uncharacterized protein LOC105434843 isoform X4 → MAIQGYIFRGRKPVHWSPSSRTALAEAGLEYPEGHTSRSIYAIFRLVKEGPSSGGVLQEFFRDLCLAIWTTTPWTIPANAVCLYFP, encoded by the exons ATGGCCATTCAAGGTTATATATTTAGAGGGAGAAAGCCAGTTCACTGGAGTCCCTCATCACGAACTGCTCTTGCAGAGGCTGGATTGGAG TACCCCGAGGGGCATACTTCAAGAAGCATATACGCCATTTTTAGATTGGTTAAGGAAGGTCCATCTTCAGGCGGTGTGCTACAAGAATTTTTCCGAGACTTGTGCTTGGCCATATGGACTACAACTCCTTGGACTATTCCAGCCAATGCTG TATGCTTGTATTTTCCATAA
- the LOC105434843 gene encoding uncharacterized protein LOC105434843 isoform X3, translated as MKLPRLRCLVKWPFKVIYLEGESQFTGVPHHELLLQRLDWSTPRGILQEAYTPFLDWLRKVHLQAVCYKNFSETCAWPYGLQLLGLFQPMLYACIFHN; from the exons ATGAAGCTGCCCAG ATTGAGGTGTTTGGTCAAATGGCCATTCAAGGTTATATATTTAGAGGGAGAAAGCCAGTTCACTGGAGTCCCTCATCACGAACTGCTCTTGCAGAGGCTGGATTGGAG TACCCCGAGGGGCATACTTCAAGAAGCATATACGCCATTTTTAGATTGGTTAAGGAAGGTCCATCTTCAGGCGGTGTGCTACAAGAATTTTTCCGAGACTTGTGCTTGGCCATATGGACTACAACTCCTTGGACTATTCCAGCCAATGCTG TATGCTTGTATTTTCCATAATTGA
- the LOC105434843 gene encoding uncharacterized protein LOC105434843 isoform X2, which produces MKLPRLRCLVKWPFKVIYLEGESQFTGVPHHELLLQRLDWSTPRGILQEAYTPFLDWLRKVHLQAVCYKNFSETCAWPYGLQLLGLFQPMLKRPGNIPKEGKRTFLLVATDLVPTFGSKMGCEACCQEEIVGFRT; this is translated from the exons ATGAAGCTGCCCAG ATTGAGGTGTTTGGTCAAATGGCCATTCAAGGTTATATATTTAGAGGGAGAAAGCCAGTTCACTGGAGTCCCTCATCACGAACTGCTCTTGCAGAGGCTGGATTGGAG TACCCCGAGGGGCATACTTCAAGAAGCATATACGCCATTTTTAGATTGGTTAAGGAAGGTCCATCTTCAGGCGGTGTGCTACAAGAATTTTTCCGAGACTTGTGCTTGGCCATATGGACTACAACTCCTTGGACTATTCCAGCCAATGCTG aaaaggcctGGTAATATTCCGAAGGAGGGAAAGAGGACTTTCCTTCTAGTAGCAACAGATCTTGTGCCAACTTTTGGAAGCAAAATGGGGTGTGAAGCTTGTTGTCAAGAAGAAATTGTTGGGTTCAGAACTTGA